The nucleotide sequence TCGAGCCCCGTCACCGGGAAGCCGGCCTCGGCGAACGCCATGCCCAGCGGCAGCCCCACGTAGCCCAGACCCACCACGCCCACTTTTGCTTCCCGCTTGCGAATCAGGTTCACCAACGGGCTGACCATTACGCGCATCGTCGCACCCTCCGAATGAGGCGCCGTGGGACACGGTTCGTCTCGATTGAAGCGGCGCAGAGGCTGCGCACGCGGCTCGGCCTCCACCACCCCGTCTCGAGGGCCGTCCGGTGAGTCAGGGTGAACAGTCGAAGGACAGGGCAGGCGAGCGCGCGGATCACCCAGGGGAGACAGGCGGGGGAGTGGCGCACGGGTCGTTCGCCGGTGGCGTGCACTCCCGTCGCGGGTCCCCGAGCAGACAGGCCCATGTCGCCGCGCACCATCGGCGAGCGATACATGTCTCAACGTGCGAGACGGAATTTGATTGTTGGACACACGTTCTGGTGACCCGTGAACGCACTCCCGCGTTCCCATCGCAGGGTAACGGTCCGTGCAAGCGGGCGGTTACGCCAAGGACACACCACTGATGTTGGACTTCTGTCGTCGAAGCACCCGTGGCCTCGCCATGTCCTCTCTGCTGGTCACCTCCCTCCTGCTGGGAGTGGCTTGTGGTCCCAACGGCGAGCTGGAGGACTCCAGCGAGCTGGCAACTCTCACCCCCGAGGAGTCTGGCGAGGCAACGTCGCCCGCCACCCCCGATGACTCCGCGGAAGTACCGGAGCCTGCTCCCGTCGACCTGAGCGACGAGGAGCTGCCCGTACAGGAGGATGCGCTCGGGAGCGCGACTCCGAGTGTGGATTCGGGCACCGTCAACCCGGCTGCCGTCACGCTGCGTACGGTCGCAGGCTGGGAGCAGCTGTTCCTCGGCCGCTGGAACACCGAGCACAACTCGATCTACCTGCCCATGAGCCGGTCGCTCGACAGCTGGCAGTTCTACAACCTCGGCTATGGCATCGACGCCAACACGGCGATGTATCGAGCCACCGGGAAGACCCAGTACCTCGATCGGGCGCTGCAGTACGTGAACAACGTGGTCGCCAACGCTCGTGTCTCCTCCTCGCTCGGCAGCAACTTCCGCGACTCGTACCTGGGCTGGAAGACGACGCGCGCCGAGGTCGTCAACCAGGAGGTTCCCCTCTATGAGAGCTACTGCTGGCGCTATGTGACGCGCCTGCTGCGCGTCATCCGTGAGACGCCGGCGCTGTATGCCAACCCGACGTACCGCAACCAGTACGAGAACCTGCTCGCCTTCACGGAGAGGAACATCTTCGAGAAGTGGTACACGCGCGGTGCGAACGCGTACATCTACCGGGCTCGCACGCACATGGCGGCGCACTGGGCCGCCATCGCGATGAACCTGTCTCGCATGACGACCGATGCCACGCGCCGCGCGCGGTACACCACGGTGGTCAGCAACATCAACCGGGACATGCCGAACAACACCTCCTCGCTGCGCCAGCAGATGCGGACGAGCACGGTGAACCCGGCCGCCTACTTCTGGAGCGACGTGTGGGGCTCCACGGCCCGCCCGGGCCAGGACGTGTCCCACGGCAACAACCTCATCGCGTACCTCGTGGAGGCCCACGAGGCGGGCATCGAGTGGACGGCGGATGACATGCGCCGCTTCACCACGACGTTCAACTCGCTCATCTGGCCCTCGGCCGGCCGCTACGCCTACTACGTGGACGGCTCGGGCAACGGCAATGGCTGGTTCAACGACGGCCTGATCAAGCTCGGCCGCTACGACGCCAACGTGCAGCGCCGTCTCGAGTCGCACACCGTGGGCCAGAACATCCAGTTCTACGCCAACGGGGCGCTCAACGCGCGCATCCTGTCCGGACAGCCCACTCCGTAGTCGGGCCAACACAGAGCCCTCCCTCCCGCCGGAGAGCGCGGGAGGGGGGAGGTGCGCAGACTCCTGGGCTGCCGGGCCCTCACCCGGACCCCGCCGCCCAGGAGTCCCGCATGTCTCAGCGAATCTATCTGTCGTCGCCTCACCTGGGCGCTCTCGAGCGCGGCTACGTCAACGAGGCCTTCGCGAGCAACTGGATCGCTCCGCTGGGGCCCCACGTGGATGCGTTCCAGGCGGAGTTCGCCCGCTGCGTCGGCGCGCCACATGCGCTCGCGCTGAGCTCTGGCACGGCCGCGCTGCACCTGGCCCTGCAGCTGGTGGGCGTCGGCCCGGGGGACGAGGTGCTGGTGAGCACGCTCACGTTCTCGGCCTCGGTGAACCCCATCCGGTACCTGGGGGCCCGCCCCGTCTTCCTCGACAGCGAGCGCACCTCCTGGAACATGGACCCGAACCTCCTGAGCGAGGAGCTCGAGGCCCGGGGCTGGGCGGGCAGGCTGCCGCGCGCCGTCATCGTGGTCCACCTGTACGGGCAGAGCGCCAACCTCGACCCCATCCTGGATGTCTGCGATCGCTACGGCGTGCCCGTGGTGGAGGACGCGGCCGAGGCCCTGGGGAGCACGTACAAGGGGCGCATCCCTGGCACGCTGGGCCGGGTGGGCATCTACTCCTTCAACGGCAACAAGATCATCACCACCTCGGGGGGAGGGATGCTGGTGTCGCACGACGAGGTGCTCGTCCAGCACGCGCTCAAGCTCTCCACCCAGGCGAGAGATCCGGCGCCGCACTACCAGCACTCCGAGATCGGCTACAACTACCGGCTGAGCAACGTGCTGGCGGCGATCGGCCGGGGGCAGCTCCGGGTATTGGAGGACCGGGTGGCCGCCCGGCGCAGGAACTTCGCGTTCTACGAGCAGGCCCTCGCTGGAGTGCCAGGCATCTCGTTCATGCCCGAGGCCCCGTGGGGACGGCACACCCGCTGGCTGACGACGCTGACGATCGATGCCGCGGAGTTCGGCGCGGACCGGGAGGCGGTGAGGCTGGCGCTCGAGCGGGAGAACATCGAGGCCCGGCCCGTGTGGAAGCCCATGCACCTGCAGCCAGTCTTCTCGTGCTTCGAGCGGCGCGGGGGGCACGTGGCGGAGGAGCTGTTCGAGAACGGGCTCTGCCTGCCGTCCGGCTCCAACCTCACCCAGGAAGAGCTCGCCCGGGTGGTGGAGGTGGTGCGGGCGGTGCCTCGGCGAGCCCTGCGCTCGGTCCACTGAGCCCGCCGTCGCCCGCTTCCCCCCGCGCCTCCGCTGCTTCAGCGGATGGCGCGGCACCGCTCCACGGGCGGGGTGGCGCTGCTCGGCACGAGCTGGGGCCGGGCCTGCGTGGAGCTGCCGAGGAACTTGAACATCGTGGCGTCTCCCTCGAAGGAGATGCCCTGGCGCTGCACGACGCGCAGGAGCGTCAGCATGAGGATCTTCAGGTCCAGCGCCAGGCTCCAGTGGTCCACGTACCAGACGTCGAGCCGGAACCGATCGTCCCAGCCCAGCGCGTTGCGCCCGTTCACCTGGGCCCAGCCGGTGATGCCCGGCAGCACGTCATGGCGCCGCGCCTGCTCGGCGGAGTAGCGCGGCAGGTACTCGACGAGTAGCGGGCGGGGACCGACCAGGCTCATCTCTCCGCGGAGCACGTTCCACAGCTGGGGGAGCTCGTCCAGGCTGGTGGCGCGCAGGAAGCGGCCGACACGGGTGAGGCGCTGCCCGTCGGGGAGCAGGTTGCCCTCCGCGTCCCGGGTGTCGAGCATGGTGCGGAACTTCACCAGCTGGAACAGCTTGCCCCCACGGCCCGGGCGCACCTGACGGAAGAGGACGGGGCCTCCCATCGTGGCCCGGACGAGCAGCGCCGTGGTGGCCATCACCGGGGAGAGGCACAACAGCCCCA is from Hyalangium gracile and encodes:
- a CDS encoding DegT/DnrJ/EryC1/StrS family aminotransferase encodes the protein MSQRIYLSSPHLGALERGYVNEAFASNWIAPLGPHVDAFQAEFARCVGAPHALALSSGTAALHLALQLVGVGPGDEVLVSTLTFSASVNPIRYLGARPVFLDSERTSWNMDPNLLSEELEARGWAGRLPRAVIVVHLYGQSANLDPILDVCDRYGVPVVEDAAEALGSTYKGRIPGTLGRVGIYSFNGNKIITTSGGGMLVSHDEVLVQHALKLSTQARDPAPHYQHSEIGYNYRLSNVLAAIGRGQLRVLEDRVAARRRNFAFYEQALAGVPGISFMPEAPWGRHTRWLTTLTIDAAEFGADREAVRLALERENIEARPVWKPMHLQPVFSCFERRGGHVAEELFENGLCLPSGSNLTQEELARVVEVVRAVPRRALRSVH
- a CDS encoding sugar transferase; translated protein: MQRQAGVGLFLKRFIDRLAAGVGLLCLSPVMATTALLVRATMGGPVLFRQVRPGRGGKLFQLVKFRTMLDTRDAEGNLLPDGQRLTRVGRFLRATSLDELPQLWNVLRGEMSLVGPRPLLVEYLPRYSAEQARRHDVLPGITGWAQVNGRNALGWDDRFRLDVWYVDHWSLALDLKILMLTLLRVVQRQGISFEGDATMFKFLGSSTQARPQLVPSSATPPVERCRAIR